From one Lineus longissimus chromosome 3, tnLinLong1.2, whole genome shotgun sequence genomic stretch:
- the LOC135484196 gene encoding leucine-rich repeat-containing protein 9-like isoform X4: MASPVKKNKLSMEEEDEIMKEMCAVNGLNFGKLEQEGEGIKLLEMFFSGFPKLIGMHYFPNLEKLILMGQQINKIEGLSFCPKLQEFWASECCIREITGLESCKLLKKLYLYSNQIRKIKGLEGLTELEVLWLNGNEIQRVENISHIRRLKELNLADNQIEKIGHSLDGHICLQTLNLSGNKLYSFKDLTNLIRLPFLNHLSLKDPLYSPNPVCLLCNYSTHVLYHLPNLTRLDCLDVSNKSLGELAETTVVKKKMFYNMRVKTIKRQLSDMLAKLEEANNHLLKSPRDRLRRLHCAVKEIKREIQELTSADESTVETHDSDTESDRDVRVLQAKEDQEALIALKTKMDAINEKMKQWEKKINEVEFFHKESENRLKQMTELTIHRLLCELETGGNLRFEDGALSDVWFTSCHDLILSRFCASDYKEQGITGIKIHRITRVHNRILRMRFDDKLAKHSEEEDIYNPQKNTQQRKLLEYLFWVWDPEVPGGQTEPARVLEEGFLDADTHLQLGKDGAIPLANSLNMADKFRIEYKLKQSKGKQYSDNTPFRLGQLIISKVYIGRSQPSLDMKQVNKAFYPHTDSVFRPKKHDNCKVRAQSRTSMSNPDLVPPPPAPPQQCECINRQCEWFVFDRDLVMPEYVVEFEYMTRLKPRNTFFQMTTTISSVNNCKGLVGIDDGSDDGDVLDMEPKIKPRPRLIQLTEDLLLKLTKASSLVKVTVLNLHGNGLNRLKHLNSMPVLKKLIISFNEFVRLDDIAGLPLEYLDASFNKINTLEGVKSMTRLKYLDLSWNQLQNTRDDISILRKHAPGLLTVDLRHNNWQKLSCLNGWREPEGLRLRAIGRLKSVTKLNGATVTEAEATAALRMAAGSRISQVSLLAHSRTDMTRPRTLRLGSYAQALIQTSRLKPDRVGEQDNQWYAKVTTLNLDSQHISKLSNLEKLENLRWASFNDNDITKIEGLDACINLEELSLENNCITKLDNISRLTKLRRLNLSHNYLSTLETSGLEKLTHLHFLSLENNRIVSLLGLQRIQSLLELYIGNNRISNIREVFYLKNLPNFVILDLAGNPVAKETENYRLFIIYHLRSLKALDGQAVESAEASTARETFGGRLTADFVAERIGHSNFDEVRELDLPNCSIRTVDLSTADQFINLRSVNLEHNNLASFSGLINLVNLRVLCLNYNHVECILPKSKASKPRGMGNGQSHTVASDLYNPESYTPVLENLEVLHLGYNGIKDMSLLQLNRLTALKALFLQGNEITKIEGLDSLQDLRELVLDRNKIKAISELSFLNQWNLQELHLEENRIKELSNLQPLENLQRFYLGMNRIQDINELEKLEALPNLIELSVVSNAVARRLLHRPMLVYRMPTLLVIDGIPVSDEERTKAELYFMEQQIPQITTTIETTLPGIGQYKTHIPVKVTNVQLNSPERGWANYYKDEEMQQQQQQQVENKGDEVDQCQASVDEVRSELADLFRRRQKHNGKTDGQVVGNNTRSGTILYQHSQNMPQSQYHSSHQVQYPGSTYFGNERPRGGRK, translated from the exons ATGGCTAGTCCTGTGAAAAAAAACAAGCTCTCAATGGAGGAGGAAGATGAAATCATGAAAGAAATG TGTGCCGTGAATGGACTCAATTTTGGAAAACTAGAACAGGAGGGCGAAGGCATCAAACTATTGGAAATGTTTTTCTCTGGCTTCCCAAAGCTCATAGGAATGCATTATTTTCCCAACTTAGAAAAGCTTATTCTGATGGGCCAACAAATCAACAAAATAGAAGGATTGTCTTTTTGTCCAAAGCTGCAGGAGTTCTGGGCCTCCGAGTGCTGCATCAGG GAAATCACAGGGTTAGAATCATGCAAGTTGTTGAAGAAACTGTACCTGTATTCAAACCAGATACGAAAAATAAAGGGTCTAGAAGGCCTGACTGAACTAGAGGTGCTATGGCTGAATGGGAATGAAATTCAGAGAGTTGAG AATATCAGCCACATAAGaaggctgaaagagttaaacttGGCCGATAACCAAATTGAAAAAATAG GTCACTCATTAGATGGGCACATTTGTTTACAGACATTAAATCTGTCTGGGAACAAGTTATACTCATTCAAG GACCTGACAAACTTGATTCGTCTTCCATTCTTGAACCACCTGAGCCTAAAGGACCCACTTTATTCACCAAACCCAGTGTGTTTACTCTGTAACTACTCTACTCACGTGCTCTATCACCTCCCAAACCTCACCAGGTTGGATTGCCTGGATGTCTCCAACAAGAGTCTTGGAGAATTAGCAGAA ACAACGGTTGTGAAAAAGAAGATGTTCTACAACATGCGTGTGAAGACAATCAAGCGCCAGCTCTCAGATATGTTGGCGAAACTCGAGGAGGCGAATAATCACCTGTTGAAATCACCTAGAGACAGGCTGAGGCGGTTGCATTGTGCTGTGAAAGAG ATAAAAAGGGAAATTCAGGAGTTGACGTCTGCTGACGAGAGTACGGTAGAAACTCATGACAGTGACACCGAGAGTGACCGAGATGTACGAGTCCTTCAG GCTAAAGAAGACCAGGAGGCCCTGATtgctttgaaaacaaaaatggATGCCATCAATGAGAAAATGAAGCAATGGGAGAAAAAGATCAATGA GGTTGAATTCTTCCATAAAGAGAGTGAAAATCGTCTGAAACAGATGACCGAGCTGACAATACATAGGCTGCTATGTGAACTTGAGACAGGAGGAAACCTGCGTTTTGAGGATGGGGCTCTCTCAGATGTTTG GTTCACGTCCTGCCATGACCTGATCTTGTCCCGATTCTGTGCCTCGGACTACAAGGAACAAGGCATCACTGGTATCAAAATCCACCGCATTACGCGTGTCCACAATCGTATTCTCAGAATGAGGTTCGACGACAAACTTGCCAAACATTCCGAAGAGGAAGACATCTATAATCCACAGAA AAACACCCAACAAAGGAAGCTTCTAGAATATCTCTTCTGGGTGTGGGACCCTGAGGTTCCTGGGGGTCAGACAGAACCTGCTAGAGTGCTTGAAGAAGGATTCCTTGACGCTGACACACATTTG CAACTAGGGAAAGATGGTGCTATTCCTCTTGCGAACAGTCTGAACATGGCTGACAAGTTCCGTATAGAATACAAGCTAAAACAAAGCAAGGGCAAGCAATATTCCGACAACACTCCTTTTAGATTGGGTCAGCTTATCATTTCGAAGGTTTACATTGGCAGGAGTCAACCATCCTTGGATATGAAACA AGTCAACAAAGCATTTTACCCTCACACGGATTCTGTGTTCAGACCAAAGAAACATGACAACTGTAAAGTGCGTGCTCAGAGCCGAACAAGTATGAGTAATCCAGATCTTGTCCCGCCACCTCCTGCCCCACCCCAGCAATGCGAGTGCATCAATCGGCAGTGTGAATGGTTTGTGTTCGATCGAGATTTAGTTATGCCAGAGTACGTTGTGGAGTTTGAATACATGACCAGG ttaAAACCTCGCAACACATTCTTCCAAATGACCACAACCATCTCGTCAGTGAACAATTGTAAAGGTCTAGTCGGTATTGACGATGGAAGTGATGATGGTGATGTACTGGACATGGAACCAAAGATTAAACCAAGGCCAAG GCTTATACAGCTGACAGAAGACCTGCttctgaaattgacaaaagCAAGCAGTTTGGTGAAAGTGACAGTCTTGAATCTCCATGGTAACGGCCTAAACAGACTCAAACATTTGAACTCAATGCCAGTGCTCAAGAAACTCATCATCAGTTTCAATGAATTTGTCAGGTTGGATGACATTGCGGGACTG CCGTTAGAATACTTAGATGCTAgcttcaacaaaatcaacaCCTTGGAAGGCGTAAAGAGTATGACAAGGCTGAAATACCTCGATTTGAGTTGGAATCAGCTCCAGAATACTAGAGATGATATCTCCATATTGAGGAAGCATGCGCCAGGACTGTTGACGGTGGATCTCAGACATAACAACTGGCAAAAG TTATCTTGTCTGAATGGATGGCGTGAG CCTGAAGGGCTGCGGCTTCGAGCCATCGGGCGTCTCAAGTCCGTAACCAAGCTCAATGGTGCTACAGTGACGGAAGCAGAAGCTACAGCTGCCCTCCGCATGGCAGCAGGGTCAAGAATCTCACAAGTCTCATTGTTGGCTCACTCAAGGACGGACATGACGCGGCCGAGGACGCTGAGGTTGGGTTCCTATGCCCAGGCACTCATTCAGACTAGTCGGCTCAAACCTGACAGGGTTGGTGAGCAAGACAATCAGTGGTATGCCAAG GTCACAACCTTGAATCTCGATAGTCAGCACATCAGCAAGTTATCCAACTTAGAAAAGCTGGAAAATCTTCGCTGGGCATCtttcaatgacaatgacatcacaAAGATAGAGGGTCTAGATGCTTGTATCAATCTTGAAGAGTTATCCCTCGAGAATAACTGTATCACTAAACTTGATAATATCAGTAGACTGACCAAGCTACGTCGACTAAACCTGAGCCATAATTACCTATCGACTCTTGAAACGTCTGGGCTAGAGAAGTTGACGCATCTGCACTTTCTGTCATTGGAGAACAACCGGATTGTGTCGCTGCTCGGCCTGCAGCGGATACAGTCATTGTTGGAGCTGTATATTGGGAACAACAGGATTTCAAACATACGTGAGGTCTTCTATCTCAAG AACCTGCCCAACTTTGTGATATTGGATTTGGCTGGAAACCCAGTAGCTAAGGAGACCGAGAACTACCGACTGTTTATCATCTATCATCTGAGGAGTCTGAAGGCTTTAGACGGACAGGCTGTG GAATCTGCTGAGGCCAGCACTGCCAGAGAAACATTTGGTGGACGTCTCACTGCAGATTTTGTGGCTGAACGTATAGGTCATTCAAACTTCGATGAAGTGAGGGAACTTGATCTTCCAAACTGTAGTATTCGGACAGTTGATCTGAGTACTGCAGACCAATTCATCAACTTGAGAAG tgtaAATTTAGAGCACAACAATCTAGCCTCCTTCAGTGGTCTGATCAACCTCGTGAACCTGAGGGTTCTGTGTCTCAACTACAACCACGTGGAGTGCATCTTACCCAAGTCAAAAGCCAGTAAACCAAGGGGCATGGGTAATGGCCAGTCACATACGGTAGCCAGTGACCTGTACAATCCAGAGTCGTACACCCCAGTTTTAGAGAACCTCGAAGTTTTGCATTTAGGGTACAACGGcatcaaagacatgtcccttctACAGCTAAACAGACTGACAGCTTTGAAGGCTCTCTTCCTGCAAG GCAATGAAATAACAAAGATCGAGGGTCTGGATTCTCTACAGGATCTTCGAGAACTTGTCCTTGACAGGAACAAGATAAAGGCGATCTCCGAACTCTCCTTCCTTAACCAGTGGAACCTCCAGGAGCTTCATCTCGAGGAGAACCGGATCAAGGAGTTGTCGAACCTACAGCCGTTAGAGAATTTGCAGAGGTTTTACCTCGGCATGAATCGAATCCAGGACATTAATGAGCTGGAGAAACTTGAAGCGTTGCCCAACCTGATTGAGTTGTCGGTGGTCAGTAATGCT GTTGCTCGTCGTCTGCTCCATCGCCCGATGCTTGTCTACAGAATGCCCACATTATTGGTGATAGATGGTATCCCTGTAAGTGACGAGGAGAGAACCAAGGCTGAGCTCTACTTTATGGAGCAACAG ATTCCCCAAATCACAACAACCATTGAGACGACGCTCCCTGGTATTGGCCAGTATAAGACACATATCCCTGTCAAGGTGACCAATGTGCAGCTGAACTCCCCTGAGCGAGGCTGGGCAAACTATTATAAAGATGAAGAGAtgcaacaacagcagcagcagcaggtggAAAATAAAG GCGACGAAGTTGACCAGTGCCAGGCTAGTGTAGATGAAGTGCGCTCTGAACTGGCAGATCTGTTCC GGAGAAGACAGAAACACAACGGAAAAACTGACGGGCAAGTGGTCGGGAACAACACAAGAAGTGGCACTATTCTATACCAGCACTCCCAGAATATGCCTCAGTCACAGTATCATTCGTCACATCAGGTCCAATATCCTGGCAGCACCTACTTTGGAAATGAGAG GCCAAGGGGAGGgcgaaaatga
- the LOC135484196 gene encoding leucine-rich repeat-containing protein 9-like isoform X3 translates to MASPVKKNKLSMEEEDEIMKEMCAVNGLNFGKLEQEGEGIKLLEMFFSGFPKLIGMHYFPNLEKLILMGQQINKIEGLSFCPKLQEFWASECCIREITGLESCKLLKKLYLYSNQIRKIKGLEGLTELEVLWLNGNEIQRVENISHIRRLKELNLADNQIEKIGHSLDGHICLQTLNLSGNKLYSFKDLTNLIRLPFLNHLSLKDPLYSPNPVCLLCNYSTHVLYHLPNLTRLDCLDVSNKSLGELAETTVVKKKMFYNMRVKTIKRQLSDMLAKLEEANNHLLKSPRDRLRRLHCAVKEIKREIQELTSADESTVETHDSDTESDRDVRVLQAKEDQEALIALKTKMDAINEKMKQWEKKINEVEFFHKESENRLKQMTELTIHRLLCELETGGNLRFEDGALSDVWFTSCHDLILSRFCASDYKEQGITGIKIHRITRVHNRILRMRFDDKLAKHSEEEDIYNPQKNTQQRKLLEYLFWVWDPEVPGGQTEPARVLEEGFLDADTHLQLGKDGAIPLANSLNMADKFRIEYKLKQSKGKQYSDNTPFRLGQLIISKVYIGRSQPSLDMKQVNKAFYPHTDSVFRPKKHDNCKVRAQSRTSMSNPDLVPPPPAPPQQCECINRQCEWFVFDRDLVMPEYVVEFEYMTRLKPRNTFFQMTTTISSVNNCKGLVGIDDGSDDGDVLDMEPKIKPRPRLIQLTEDLLLKLTKASSLVKVTVLNLHGNGLNRLKHLNSMPVLKKLIISFNEFVRLDDIAGLPLEYLDASFNKINTLEGVKSMTRLKYLDLSWNQLQNTRDDISILRKHAPGLLTVDLRHNNWQKLSCLNGWREPEGLRLRAIGRLKSVTKLNGATVTEAEATAALRMAAGSRISQVSLLAHSRTDMTRPRTLRLGSYAQALIQTSRLKPDRVGEQDNQWYAKVTTLNLDSQHISKLSNLEKLENLRWASFNDNDITKIEGLDACINLEELSLENNCITKLDNISRLTKLRRLNLSHNYLSTLETSGLEKLTHLHFLSLENNRIVSLLGLQRIQSLLELYIGNNRISNIREVFYLKNLPNFVILDLAGNPVAKETENYRLFIIYHLRSLKALDGQAVESAEASTARETFGGRLTADFVAERIGHSNFDEVRELDLPNCSIRTVDLSTADQFINLRSVNLEHNNLASFSGLINLVNLRVLCLNYNHVECILPKSKASKPRGMGNGQSHTVASDLYNPESYTPVLENLEVLHLGYNGIKDMSLLQLNRLTALKALFLQGNEITKIEGLDSLQDLRELVLDRNKIKAISELSFLNQWNLQELHLEENRIKELSNLQPLENLQRFYLGMNRIQDINELEKLEALPNLIELSVVSNAVARRLLHRPMLVYRMPTLLVIDGIPVSDEERTKAELYFMEQQIPQITTTIETTLPGIGQYKTHIPVKVTNVQLNSPERGWANYYKDEEMQQQQQQQVENKGDEVDQCQASVDEVRSELADLFRGRRQKHNGKTDGQVVGNNTRSGTILYQHSQNMPQSQYHSSHQVQYPGSTYFGNERPRGGRK, encoded by the exons ATGGCTAGTCCTGTGAAAAAAAACAAGCTCTCAATGGAGGAGGAAGATGAAATCATGAAAGAAATG TGTGCCGTGAATGGACTCAATTTTGGAAAACTAGAACAGGAGGGCGAAGGCATCAAACTATTGGAAATGTTTTTCTCTGGCTTCCCAAAGCTCATAGGAATGCATTATTTTCCCAACTTAGAAAAGCTTATTCTGATGGGCCAACAAATCAACAAAATAGAAGGATTGTCTTTTTGTCCAAAGCTGCAGGAGTTCTGGGCCTCCGAGTGCTGCATCAGG GAAATCACAGGGTTAGAATCATGCAAGTTGTTGAAGAAACTGTACCTGTATTCAAACCAGATACGAAAAATAAAGGGTCTAGAAGGCCTGACTGAACTAGAGGTGCTATGGCTGAATGGGAATGAAATTCAGAGAGTTGAG AATATCAGCCACATAAGaaggctgaaagagttaaacttGGCCGATAACCAAATTGAAAAAATAG GTCACTCATTAGATGGGCACATTTGTTTACAGACATTAAATCTGTCTGGGAACAAGTTATACTCATTCAAG GACCTGACAAACTTGATTCGTCTTCCATTCTTGAACCACCTGAGCCTAAAGGACCCACTTTATTCACCAAACCCAGTGTGTTTACTCTGTAACTACTCTACTCACGTGCTCTATCACCTCCCAAACCTCACCAGGTTGGATTGCCTGGATGTCTCCAACAAGAGTCTTGGAGAATTAGCAGAA ACAACGGTTGTGAAAAAGAAGATGTTCTACAACATGCGTGTGAAGACAATCAAGCGCCAGCTCTCAGATATGTTGGCGAAACTCGAGGAGGCGAATAATCACCTGTTGAAATCACCTAGAGACAGGCTGAGGCGGTTGCATTGTGCTGTGAAAGAG ATAAAAAGGGAAATTCAGGAGTTGACGTCTGCTGACGAGAGTACGGTAGAAACTCATGACAGTGACACCGAGAGTGACCGAGATGTACGAGTCCTTCAG GCTAAAGAAGACCAGGAGGCCCTGATtgctttgaaaacaaaaatggATGCCATCAATGAGAAAATGAAGCAATGGGAGAAAAAGATCAATGA GGTTGAATTCTTCCATAAAGAGAGTGAAAATCGTCTGAAACAGATGACCGAGCTGACAATACATAGGCTGCTATGTGAACTTGAGACAGGAGGAAACCTGCGTTTTGAGGATGGGGCTCTCTCAGATGTTTG GTTCACGTCCTGCCATGACCTGATCTTGTCCCGATTCTGTGCCTCGGACTACAAGGAACAAGGCATCACTGGTATCAAAATCCACCGCATTACGCGTGTCCACAATCGTATTCTCAGAATGAGGTTCGACGACAAACTTGCCAAACATTCCGAAGAGGAAGACATCTATAATCCACAGAA AAACACCCAACAAAGGAAGCTTCTAGAATATCTCTTCTGGGTGTGGGACCCTGAGGTTCCTGGGGGTCAGACAGAACCTGCTAGAGTGCTTGAAGAAGGATTCCTTGACGCTGACACACATTTG CAACTAGGGAAAGATGGTGCTATTCCTCTTGCGAACAGTCTGAACATGGCTGACAAGTTCCGTATAGAATACAAGCTAAAACAAAGCAAGGGCAAGCAATATTCCGACAACACTCCTTTTAGATTGGGTCAGCTTATCATTTCGAAGGTTTACATTGGCAGGAGTCAACCATCCTTGGATATGAAACA AGTCAACAAAGCATTTTACCCTCACACGGATTCTGTGTTCAGACCAAAGAAACATGACAACTGTAAAGTGCGTGCTCAGAGCCGAACAAGTATGAGTAATCCAGATCTTGTCCCGCCACCTCCTGCCCCACCCCAGCAATGCGAGTGCATCAATCGGCAGTGTGAATGGTTTGTGTTCGATCGAGATTTAGTTATGCCAGAGTACGTTGTGGAGTTTGAATACATGACCAGG ttaAAACCTCGCAACACATTCTTCCAAATGACCACAACCATCTCGTCAGTGAACAATTGTAAAGGTCTAGTCGGTATTGACGATGGAAGTGATGATGGTGATGTACTGGACATGGAACCAAAGATTAAACCAAGGCCAAG GCTTATACAGCTGACAGAAGACCTGCttctgaaattgacaaaagCAAGCAGTTTGGTGAAAGTGACAGTCTTGAATCTCCATGGTAACGGCCTAAACAGACTCAAACATTTGAACTCAATGCCAGTGCTCAAGAAACTCATCATCAGTTTCAATGAATTTGTCAGGTTGGATGACATTGCGGGACTG CCGTTAGAATACTTAGATGCTAgcttcaacaaaatcaacaCCTTGGAAGGCGTAAAGAGTATGACAAGGCTGAAATACCTCGATTTGAGTTGGAATCAGCTCCAGAATACTAGAGATGATATCTCCATATTGAGGAAGCATGCGCCAGGACTGTTGACGGTGGATCTCAGACATAACAACTGGCAAAAG TTATCTTGTCTGAATGGATGGCGTGAG CCTGAAGGGCTGCGGCTTCGAGCCATCGGGCGTCTCAAGTCCGTAACCAAGCTCAATGGTGCTACAGTGACGGAAGCAGAAGCTACAGCTGCCCTCCGCATGGCAGCAGGGTCAAGAATCTCACAAGTCTCATTGTTGGCTCACTCAAGGACGGACATGACGCGGCCGAGGACGCTGAGGTTGGGTTCCTATGCCCAGGCACTCATTCAGACTAGTCGGCTCAAACCTGACAGGGTTGGTGAGCAAGACAATCAGTGGTATGCCAAG GTCACAACCTTGAATCTCGATAGTCAGCACATCAGCAAGTTATCCAACTTAGAAAAGCTGGAAAATCTTCGCTGGGCATCtttcaatgacaatgacatcacaAAGATAGAGGGTCTAGATGCTTGTATCAATCTTGAAGAGTTATCCCTCGAGAATAACTGTATCACTAAACTTGATAATATCAGTAGACTGACCAAGCTACGTCGACTAAACCTGAGCCATAATTACCTATCGACTCTTGAAACGTCTGGGCTAGAGAAGTTGACGCATCTGCACTTTCTGTCATTGGAGAACAACCGGATTGTGTCGCTGCTCGGCCTGCAGCGGATACAGTCATTGTTGGAGCTGTATATTGGGAACAACAGGATTTCAAACATACGTGAGGTCTTCTATCTCAAG AACCTGCCCAACTTTGTGATATTGGATTTGGCTGGAAACCCAGTAGCTAAGGAGACCGAGAACTACCGACTGTTTATCATCTATCATCTGAGGAGTCTGAAGGCTTTAGACGGACAGGCTGTG GAATCTGCTGAGGCCAGCACTGCCAGAGAAACATTTGGTGGACGTCTCACTGCAGATTTTGTGGCTGAACGTATAGGTCATTCAAACTTCGATGAAGTGAGGGAACTTGATCTTCCAAACTGTAGTATTCGGACAGTTGATCTGAGTACTGCAGACCAATTCATCAACTTGAGAAG tgtaAATTTAGAGCACAACAATCTAGCCTCCTTCAGTGGTCTGATCAACCTCGTGAACCTGAGGGTTCTGTGTCTCAACTACAACCACGTGGAGTGCATCTTACCCAAGTCAAAAGCCAGTAAACCAAGGGGCATGGGTAATGGCCAGTCACATACGGTAGCCAGTGACCTGTACAATCCAGAGTCGTACACCCCAGTTTTAGAGAACCTCGAAGTTTTGCATTTAGGGTACAACGGcatcaaagacatgtcccttctACAGCTAAACAGACTGACAGCTTTGAAGGCTCTCTTCCTGCAAG GCAATGAAATAACAAAGATCGAGGGTCTGGATTCTCTACAGGATCTTCGAGAACTTGTCCTTGACAGGAACAAGATAAAGGCGATCTCCGAACTCTCCTTCCTTAACCAGTGGAACCTCCAGGAGCTTCATCTCGAGGAGAACCGGATCAAGGAGTTGTCGAACCTACAGCCGTTAGAGAATTTGCAGAGGTTTTACCTCGGCATGAATCGAATCCAGGACATTAATGAGCTGGAGAAACTTGAAGCGTTGCCCAACCTGATTGAGTTGTCGGTGGTCAGTAATGCT GTTGCTCGTCGTCTGCTCCATCGCCCGATGCTTGTCTACAGAATGCCCACATTATTGGTGATAGATGGTATCCCTGTAAGTGACGAGGAGAGAACCAAGGCTGAGCTCTACTTTATGGAGCAACAG ATTCCCCAAATCACAACAACCATTGAGACGACGCTCCCTGGTATTGGCCAGTATAAGACACATATCCCTGTCAAGGTGACCAATGTGCAGCTGAACTCCCCTGAGCGAGGCTGGGCAAACTATTATAAAGATGAAGAGAtgcaacaacagcagcagcagcaggtggAAAATAAAG GCGACGAAGTTGACCAGTGCCAGGCTAGTGTAGATGAAGTGCGCTCTGAACTGGCAGATCTGTTCCGTG GGAGAAGACAGAAACACAACGGAAAAACTGACGGGCAAGTGGTCGGGAACAACACAAGAAGTGGCACTATTCTATACCAGCACTCCCAGAATATGCCTCAGTCACAGTATCATTCGTCACATCAGGTCCAATATCCTGGCAGCACCTACTTTGGAAATGAGAG GCCAAGGGGAGGgcgaaaatga